TCTCGAATGCCTTGTGCGGTACGAGCAGATTCAGCACAACACCGGCGATGCCGACCGAACTGGTGATCAGGATCCCGCCGTAAGGAACACCATGGCGGTTCATCCGCGCGGCGAAGCGGGGCGCCGTCCCGGCCACGGCCATCGACCGGAGGGTACGACCAGTTGCGTACAGACCCGCATTCAGACTCGACATCGCGGCGGTGAGAACCACCAGATTCATGACGTCACCAGCGTGCGGGATCCCCATCGAACTCATCACCGTGACGAATGGGCTCTCGTCGGGGGAGTACGCCGTCCACGGCAGCAGCAGCGTGAACAGGACAACCGAGCCGGCATAGAACAGGATGATCCGCCACATAATGGAGTTGACCGCCTTCGGAACGACGGCGCCGGGGTTGTCGGATTCGCCCGCGGCCACGCCGATCATCTCCGTCCCGCCGAACGCGAACACCACCCCGAGCGCGATGGTCAGCATCGGAGCCAGACCGCGCGGGAAGAAGCCGCCGTTGTCGGCGATCGTCGAGATGCCTGGGACGTTTCCGTCGACGGAGGTGCCGGTGACGATGAATACCACGGCCAGCACCATGAACGCGACGATGGTGCCGACCTTGACCAACGCGAACCAGAACTCGAGCTCACCGAACAACCGCACCGACACGACGTTGAGTCCCACGACTACAGCCAGCGCGATGAGTGCGAGCACCCACTGGGGTATCGGTACGAACAGCGACCAGAAGTGCGCGTACAGCGCAACGGCGGTGATGTCGGCGACCAGTGTGGTCGACCAGTTCAGGAAGTACAGCCAGCCGACCGAATATGCTCCGCGCTCGCCGAGGAATTCGCGCGCATAGGAGACGAACGCCCCGGACGAGGGGCGGTACATCACTAACTCGCCGAGCGCGCGCACGACCATGAACGTGAAGATGCCGCACACGATGTAGACGATGGCCAGTGACGGCCCGGCGAGTGCCATGCGTCCGCTGGCACCGAGGAATAGTCCGGTGCCGA
The DNA window shown above is from Nocardia sp. NBC_01730 and carries:
- a CDS encoding amino acid permease, whose translation is MTHHDELSARPAATPAPKLDLGDVGYHKRLRKRHLQMIAIGGSIGTGLFLGASGRMALAGPSLAIVYIVCGIFTFMVVRALGELVMYRPSSGAFVSYAREFLGERGAYSVGWLYFLNWSTTLVADITAVALYAHFWSLFVPIPQWVLALIALAVVVGLNVVSVRLFGELEFWFALVKVGTIVAFMVLAVVFIVTGTSVDGNVPGISTIADNGGFFPRGLAPMLTIALGVVFAFGGTEMIGVAAGESDNPGAVVPKAVNSIMWRIILFYAGSVVLFTLLLPWTAYSPDESPFVTVMSSMGIPHAGDVMNLVVLTAAMSSLNAGLYATGRTLRSMAVAGTAPRFAARMNRHGVPYGGILITSSVGIAGVVLNLLVPHKAFEIVLNLAGLGIVGTWASIMICHWIFVRKSQRGEYRRPEFQLPFAPVLNILTLGFLAVVVGLMFFDAEIGRITLAVFTVVVAAMIAGWFRIRGRLDPDVLGPVDRPDAATGGVLGE